A genomic window from Salvia miltiorrhiza cultivar Shanhuang (shh) chromosome 5, IMPLAD_Smil_shh, whole genome shotgun sequence includes:
- the LOC131024644 gene encoding transcription factor HHO2-like encodes MTINTHNHNHTDHNSPEKMQGCQDRIHALEEERRKIQVFSRELPLCLDLVTQAIEACKQQLSGTTTEYNLNGQSECSEQTSSDAPVLEEFIPLKRASDGEEQESKKPEHDSTINIAKNCQKSDWLRSVQLWNQTPDLPSNEASPKKVGVSEVNRNGSGGAFHPFKKEKSQVGSGAVVVAPAPVNRSVPPASTSSSAETGDKKEGQSQRKARRCWSTELHRKFLQALQQLGGSHLATPKQIRELMKVDGLTNDEVKSHLQKYRLHSRRPSPSIQNNNSSQAPQFVVVGGIWVPPEYAAMAATATSGSGEASGAATSNGIYAPVATLPMPFREASASTKKRPLPSSDDGGSLSEGGGGSHSPATSSSTHTTTASPAY; translated from the exons atGACGATCAACACCCATAATCACAATCACACTGATCATAATTCCCCTGAGAAAATGCAGGGATGCCAAGATCGCATCCACGCCTTAGAAGAAGAGCGtcgcaagattcaagttttcAGTCGCGAACTCCCCCTCTGCCTCGACCTCGTCACACAAG CGATTGAGGCATGCAAGCAGCAGTTATCAGGCACCACAACGGAGTATAATCTAAACGGGCAATCGGAATGTTCGGAGCAGACATCAAGCGACGCTCCAGTTCTTGAGGAGTTCATCCCTTTGAAGAGGGCTTCCGACGGCGAGGAACAAGAATCTAAGAAGCCGGAGCATGACAGCACCATCAACATTGCCAAGAATTGCCAGAAATCCGACTGGCTTAGATCTGTTCAGCTATGGAATCAGACACCAGATCTACCCTCAAATGAG GCTTCGCCGAAAAAAGTAGGAGTGAGTGAGGTGAACAGAAATGGGAGTGGCGGTGCTTTTCATCCGtttaagaaagagaaaagtcaAGTTGGGAGTGGTGCGGTTGTTGTTGCTCCCGCTCCGGTTAATAGGTCGGTGCCGCCGGCTTCCACCAGCTCCTCGGCGGAGACCGGCGATAAGAAGGAAGGGCAGTCGCAAAGAAAGGCAAGGAGGTGTTGGTCAACCGAGCTGCATAGGAAATTCTTACAAGCCCTCCAACAACTTGGTGGTTCTCATC TTGCAACACCCAAGCAGATTAGGGAGTTGATGAAGGTGGATGGGCTCACTAATGATGAAGTTAAAAGTCATTTGCAG AAATATCGTCTGCACTCGAGGAGACCTAGCCCTTCAATCCAAAACAACAACAGCTCACAAGCACCTCAATTTGTGGTGGTGGGAGGGATTTGGGTGCCGCCGGAGTATGCCGCGATGGCGGCAACCGCCACATCCGGCTCCGGGGAGGCGTCGGGCGCGGCCACATCCAACGGGATCTACGCGCCGGTCGCGACGCTGCCGATGCCGTTCCGGGAGGCGTCGGCCTCCACTAAGAAGAGACCGCTGCCGTCATCGGATGACGGCGGCAGCCTTAGCGAAGGCGGAGGCGGATCGCATTCCCCTGCCACCTCCTCCTCCACTCATACAACTACTGCCTCACCAGCTTACTGA